A stretch of Phragmites australis chromosome 12, lpPhrAust1.1, whole genome shotgun sequence DNA encodes these proteins:
- the LOC133886697 gene encoding signal peptide peptidase-like 2 isoform X2 — translation MATPRRARLPLAAAVLLLVALFAGGAAADDASSDDDAGARRTPGCSNKFQLVKVKNWVNGTEGTTAVGLSARFGASLPRDIHEAQKTFAVLANPFDCCSNLTSKLANSVALATRGECAFTAKANIAQAGGAAGLLVINDNEELYKMICSENDTSINLTIPVVMIPQSAGKKLKDLLDHEAIVEVQLYSPNRPVVDLSAFFLWIMAIGTIVCASLWTEFVACEQVDERYNQLTRKDGPNSGTNYREDKEIFEISAKGAIVFIIVASVFLLLLFYFMSSSFVWVLIVLFCIGGVEGMHVCLVTLLSRIFKDCGQKTVQLPFLGEVLILSVAIIPFCMAFAILWAVYRHASCAWIGQDVFGICLMITVLQMARLPNIRVASALLSSAFVYDIFWVFISPLIFHESVMIAVARGDYSGESIPMLLRIPRFFDPWGGYDMIGFGDIIFPGLLVAFSYRFDRASKKEKGILNGYFLWLTVGYAVGLFLTYLALFLMDGHGQPALLYLVPCTLGVIVILGWVRGELHDLWNYGKSQTENLVDEP, via the exons ATGGCGACCCCCCGCCGCGCTCGCCTCccactcgccgccgccgtcctcctgCTCGTAGCACTCTtcgccggcggcgccgcggcggaCGACGCCTCCAGCGACGACGACGCCGGCGCTCGGCGGACGCCCGGCTGCTCCAACAAGTTCCAGCTG GTTAAGGTGAAGAATTGGGTGAACGGGACAGAAGGTACAACTGCTGTTGGACTAAGTGCAAGGTTTGGAGCCTCCTTGCCTAGAGATATTCATGAAGCTCAAAAAACATTTGCTGTCCTTGCAAATCCATTTGACTGTTGTTCCAATTTGACatcaaag TTAGCAAATTCTGTTGCTTTAGCAACACGTGGAGAATGTGCTTTCACTGCTAAAGCAAATATTGCTCAAGCTGGTGGTGCAGCCGGTTTACTAGTTATCAATGACAATGAAG AACTTTACAAGATGATTTGCAGTGAGAATGACACTTCCATTAATTTGACGATACCTGTCGTCATGATACCACAGTCAGCTGGAAAGAAGCTGAAGGACTTATTGGATCATGAAGCAATTG TGGAAGTACAGCTATATTCACCAAATCGACCAGTCGTTGACCTGTCAGCATTCTTCCTGTGGATAATGGCAATAGGAACCATAGTCTGTGCTTCACTCTGGACTGAATTCGTTGCATGCGAGCAGGTTGACGAACGTTATAATCAGTTGACCCGAAAG GATGGACCTAATTCTGGAACAAACTACAGAGAAGATAAAGAGATCTTCGAGATCAGTGCCAAGGGTGCTATTGTTTTTATTATAGTAGCTTCagttttcctcctcctcctgttctACTTCATGTCATCTTCGTTTGTTTGGGTGCTAATCGTATTATTCTGCATTGGTGGTGTTGAG GGTATGCATGTTTGCTTGGTCACACTTCTCTCTAG GATTTTCAAGGACTGTGGACAAAAGACTGTACAACTACCCTTTTTGGGGGAGGTCTTGATCTTATCTGTTGCAATTATACCATTTTGTATGGCATTTGCAATTCTCTGGGCTGTGTATCGGCATGCTTCATGTGCTTGGATAGGCCAAGACGTCTTT GGTATCTGCTTGATGATAACTGTGCTTCAGATGGCGCGCTTACCAAATATCAGG GTTGCATCAGCACTTCTTAGTTCAGCATTTGTCTATGACATCTTTTGGGTGTTCATTTCACCTCTTATATTCCATGAAAGTGTCATGATTGCA GTAGCTCGTGGTGATTACTCTGGGGAATCAATTCCGATGCTCCTAAGGATACCTCGCTTCTTTGATCCATGGGGTGGCTACGATATGATAGGCTTTGGTGACATCATTTTCCCTGGATTGCTTGTTGCATTCAGCTATAG ATTTGACAGagcaagcaaaaaagaaaaaggtatcTTGAATGGATATTTTCTGTGGCTGACTGTGGGATATGCTGTTG GCCTTTTCCTTACCTATCTGGCACTTTTCCTCATGGACGGGCATGGTCAACCTGCATTGTTGTACCTGGTTCCATGTACATTAG GGGTTATTGTTATACTTGGTTGGGTAAGAGGTGAACTGCATGATTTATGGAACTATGGAAAGAGTCAAACAGAAAATTTAGTCGATGAACCTTGA
- the LOC133886697 gene encoding signal peptide peptidase-like 2 isoform X1, which yields MATPRRARLPLAAAVLLLVALFAGGAAADDASSDDDAGARRTPGCSNKFQLVKVKNWVNGTEGTTAVGLSARFGASLPRDIHEAQKTFAVLANPFDCCSNLTSKLANSVALATRGECAFTAKANIAQAGGAAGLLVINDNEELYKMICSENDTSINLTIPVVMIPQSAGKKLKDLLDHEAIVEVQLYSPNRPVVDLSAFFLWIMAIGTIVCASLWTEFVACEQVDERYNQLTRKDGPNSGTNYREDKEIFEISAKGAIVFIIVASVFLLLLFYFMSSSFVWVLIVLFCIGGVEGMHVCLVTLLSRIFKDCGQKTVQLPFLGEVLILSVAIIPFCMAFAILWAVYRHASCAWIGQDVFGICLMITVLQMARLPNIRVASALLSSAFVYDIFWVFISPLIFHESVMIAMRKACSLQSLLQNRCLTMHVARGDYSGESIPMLLRIPRFFDPWGGYDMIGFGDIIFPGLLVAFSYRFDRASKKEKGILNGYFLWLTVGYAVGLFLTYLALFLMDGHGQPALLYLVPCTLGVIVILGWVRGELHDLWNYGKSQTENLVDEP from the exons ATGGCGACCCCCCGCCGCGCTCGCCTCccactcgccgccgccgtcctcctgCTCGTAGCACTCTtcgccggcggcgccgcggcggaCGACGCCTCCAGCGACGACGACGCCGGCGCTCGGCGGACGCCCGGCTGCTCCAACAAGTTCCAGCTG GTTAAGGTGAAGAATTGGGTGAACGGGACAGAAGGTACAACTGCTGTTGGACTAAGTGCAAGGTTTGGAGCCTCCTTGCCTAGAGATATTCATGAAGCTCAAAAAACATTTGCTGTCCTTGCAAATCCATTTGACTGTTGTTCCAATTTGACatcaaag TTAGCAAATTCTGTTGCTTTAGCAACACGTGGAGAATGTGCTTTCACTGCTAAAGCAAATATTGCTCAAGCTGGTGGTGCAGCCGGTTTACTAGTTATCAATGACAATGAAG AACTTTACAAGATGATTTGCAGTGAGAATGACACTTCCATTAATTTGACGATACCTGTCGTCATGATACCACAGTCAGCTGGAAAGAAGCTGAAGGACTTATTGGATCATGAAGCAATTG TGGAAGTACAGCTATATTCACCAAATCGACCAGTCGTTGACCTGTCAGCATTCTTCCTGTGGATAATGGCAATAGGAACCATAGTCTGTGCTTCACTCTGGACTGAATTCGTTGCATGCGAGCAGGTTGACGAACGTTATAATCAGTTGACCCGAAAG GATGGACCTAATTCTGGAACAAACTACAGAGAAGATAAAGAGATCTTCGAGATCAGTGCCAAGGGTGCTATTGTTTTTATTATAGTAGCTTCagttttcctcctcctcctgttctACTTCATGTCATCTTCGTTTGTTTGGGTGCTAATCGTATTATTCTGCATTGGTGGTGTTGAG GGTATGCATGTTTGCTTGGTCACACTTCTCTCTAG GATTTTCAAGGACTGTGGACAAAAGACTGTACAACTACCCTTTTTGGGGGAGGTCTTGATCTTATCTGTTGCAATTATACCATTTTGTATGGCATTTGCAATTCTCTGGGCTGTGTATCGGCATGCTTCATGTGCTTGGATAGGCCAAGACGTCTTT GGTATCTGCTTGATGATAACTGTGCTTCAGATGGCGCGCTTACCAAATATCAGG GTTGCATCAGCACTTCTTAGTTCAGCATTTGTCTATGACATCTTTTGGGTGTTCATTTCACCTCTTATATTCCATGAAAGTGTCATGATTGCA ATGAGGAAGGCTTGTTCTTTACAATCTCTTCTCCAAAACAGATGTCTTACAATGCAT GTAGCTCGTGGTGATTACTCTGGGGAATCAATTCCGATGCTCCTAAGGATACCTCGCTTCTTTGATCCATGGGGTGGCTACGATATGATAGGCTTTGGTGACATCATTTTCCCTGGATTGCTTGTTGCATTCAGCTATAG ATTTGACAGagcaagcaaaaaagaaaaaggtatcTTGAATGGATATTTTCTGTGGCTGACTGTGGGATATGCTGTTG GCCTTTTCCTTACCTATCTGGCACTTTTCCTCATGGACGGGCATGGTCAACCTGCATTGTTGTACCTGGTTCCATGTACATTAG GGGTTATTGTTATACTTGGTTGGGTAAGAGGTGAACTGCATGATTTATGGAACTATGGAAAGAGTCAAACAGAAAATTTAGTCGATGAACCTTGA
- the LOC133886697 gene encoding signal peptide peptidase-like 2 isoform X3, translating to MATPRRARLPLAAAVLLLVALFAGGAAADDASSDDDAGARRTPGCSNKFQLVKVKNWVNGTEGTTAVGLSARFGASLPRDIHEAQKTFAVLANPFDCCSNLTSKLANSVALATRGECAFTAKANIAQAGGAAGLLVINDNEELYKMICSENDTSINLTIPVVMIPQSAGKKLKDLLDHEAIVEVQLYSPNRPVVDLSAFFLWIMAIGTIVCASLWTEFVACEQVDERYNQLTRKDGPNSGTNYREDKEIFEISAKGAIVFIIGMHVCLVTLLSRIFKDCGQKTVQLPFLGEVLILSVAIIPFCMAFAILWAVYRHASCAWIGQDVFGICLMITVLQMARLPNIRVASALLSSAFVYDIFWVFISPLIFHESVMIAMRKACSLQSLLQNRCLTMHVARGDYSGESIPMLLRIPRFFDPWGGYDMIGFGDIIFPGLLVAFSYRFDRASKKEKGILNGYFLWLTVGYAVGLFLTYLALFLMDGHGQPALLYLVPCTLGVIVILGWVRGELHDLWNYGKSQTENLVDEP from the exons ATGGCGACCCCCCGCCGCGCTCGCCTCccactcgccgccgccgtcctcctgCTCGTAGCACTCTtcgccggcggcgccgcggcggaCGACGCCTCCAGCGACGACGACGCCGGCGCTCGGCGGACGCCCGGCTGCTCCAACAAGTTCCAGCTG GTTAAGGTGAAGAATTGGGTGAACGGGACAGAAGGTACAACTGCTGTTGGACTAAGTGCAAGGTTTGGAGCCTCCTTGCCTAGAGATATTCATGAAGCTCAAAAAACATTTGCTGTCCTTGCAAATCCATTTGACTGTTGTTCCAATTTGACatcaaag TTAGCAAATTCTGTTGCTTTAGCAACACGTGGAGAATGTGCTTTCACTGCTAAAGCAAATATTGCTCAAGCTGGTGGTGCAGCCGGTTTACTAGTTATCAATGACAATGAAG AACTTTACAAGATGATTTGCAGTGAGAATGACACTTCCATTAATTTGACGATACCTGTCGTCATGATACCACAGTCAGCTGGAAAGAAGCTGAAGGACTTATTGGATCATGAAGCAATTG TGGAAGTACAGCTATATTCACCAAATCGACCAGTCGTTGACCTGTCAGCATTCTTCCTGTGGATAATGGCAATAGGAACCATAGTCTGTGCTTCACTCTGGACTGAATTCGTTGCATGCGAGCAGGTTGACGAACGTTATAATCAGTTGACCCGAAAG GATGGACCTAATTCTGGAACAAACTACAGAGAAGATAAAGAGATCTTCGAGATCAGTGCCAAGGGTGCTATTGTTTTTATTATA GGTATGCATGTTTGCTTGGTCACACTTCTCTCTAG GATTTTCAAGGACTGTGGACAAAAGACTGTACAACTACCCTTTTTGGGGGAGGTCTTGATCTTATCTGTTGCAATTATACCATTTTGTATGGCATTTGCAATTCTCTGGGCTGTGTATCGGCATGCTTCATGTGCTTGGATAGGCCAAGACGTCTTT GGTATCTGCTTGATGATAACTGTGCTTCAGATGGCGCGCTTACCAAATATCAGG GTTGCATCAGCACTTCTTAGTTCAGCATTTGTCTATGACATCTTTTGGGTGTTCATTTCACCTCTTATATTCCATGAAAGTGTCATGATTGCA ATGAGGAAGGCTTGTTCTTTACAATCTCTTCTCCAAAACAGATGTCTTACAATGCAT GTAGCTCGTGGTGATTACTCTGGGGAATCAATTCCGATGCTCCTAAGGATACCTCGCTTCTTTGATCCATGGGGTGGCTACGATATGATAGGCTTTGGTGACATCATTTTCCCTGGATTGCTTGTTGCATTCAGCTATAG ATTTGACAGagcaagcaaaaaagaaaaaggtatcTTGAATGGATATTTTCTGTGGCTGACTGTGGGATATGCTGTTG GCCTTTTCCTTACCTATCTGGCACTTTTCCTCATGGACGGGCATGGTCAACCTGCATTGTTGTACCTGGTTCCATGTACATTAG GGGTTATTGTTATACTTGGTTGGGTAAGAGGTGAACTGCATGATTTATGGAACTATGGAAAGAGTCAAACAGAAAATTTAGTCGATGAACCTTGA
- the LOC133886697 gene encoding signal peptide peptidase-like 2 isoform X4 codes for MATPRRARLPLAAAVLLLVALFAGGAAADDASSDDDAGARRTPGCSNKFQLVKVKNWVNGTEGTTAVGLSARFGASLPRDIHEAQKTFAVLANPFDCCSNLTSKLANSVALATRGECAFTAKANIAQAGGAAGLLVINDNEELYKMICSENDTSINLTIPVVMIPQSAGKKLKDLLDHEAIVEVQLYSPNRPVVDLSAFFLWIMAIGTIVCASLWTEFVACEQVDERYNQLTRKDGPNSGTNYREDKEIFEISAKGAIVFIIVASVFLLLLFYFMSSSFVWVLIVLFCIGGVEGMHVCLVTLLSRIFKDCGQKTVQLPFLGEVLILSVAIIPFCMAFAILWAVYRHASCAWIGQDVFGICLMITVLQMARLPNIRVARGDYSGESIPMLLRIPRFFDPWGGYDMIGFGDIIFPGLLVAFSYRFDRASKKEKGILNGYFLWLTVGYAVGLFLTYLALFLMDGHGQPALLYLVPCTLGVIVILGWVRGELHDLWNYGKSQTENLVDEP; via the exons ATGGCGACCCCCCGCCGCGCTCGCCTCccactcgccgccgccgtcctcctgCTCGTAGCACTCTtcgccggcggcgccgcggcggaCGACGCCTCCAGCGACGACGACGCCGGCGCTCGGCGGACGCCCGGCTGCTCCAACAAGTTCCAGCTG GTTAAGGTGAAGAATTGGGTGAACGGGACAGAAGGTACAACTGCTGTTGGACTAAGTGCAAGGTTTGGAGCCTCCTTGCCTAGAGATATTCATGAAGCTCAAAAAACATTTGCTGTCCTTGCAAATCCATTTGACTGTTGTTCCAATTTGACatcaaag TTAGCAAATTCTGTTGCTTTAGCAACACGTGGAGAATGTGCTTTCACTGCTAAAGCAAATATTGCTCAAGCTGGTGGTGCAGCCGGTTTACTAGTTATCAATGACAATGAAG AACTTTACAAGATGATTTGCAGTGAGAATGACACTTCCATTAATTTGACGATACCTGTCGTCATGATACCACAGTCAGCTGGAAAGAAGCTGAAGGACTTATTGGATCATGAAGCAATTG TGGAAGTACAGCTATATTCACCAAATCGACCAGTCGTTGACCTGTCAGCATTCTTCCTGTGGATAATGGCAATAGGAACCATAGTCTGTGCTTCACTCTGGACTGAATTCGTTGCATGCGAGCAGGTTGACGAACGTTATAATCAGTTGACCCGAAAG GATGGACCTAATTCTGGAACAAACTACAGAGAAGATAAAGAGATCTTCGAGATCAGTGCCAAGGGTGCTATTGTTTTTATTATAGTAGCTTCagttttcctcctcctcctgttctACTTCATGTCATCTTCGTTTGTTTGGGTGCTAATCGTATTATTCTGCATTGGTGGTGTTGAG GGTATGCATGTTTGCTTGGTCACACTTCTCTCTAG GATTTTCAAGGACTGTGGACAAAAGACTGTACAACTACCCTTTTTGGGGGAGGTCTTGATCTTATCTGTTGCAATTATACCATTTTGTATGGCATTTGCAATTCTCTGGGCTGTGTATCGGCATGCTTCATGTGCTTGGATAGGCCAAGACGTCTTT GGTATCTGCTTGATGATAACTGTGCTTCAGATGGCGCGCTTACCAAATATCAGG GTAGCTCGTGGTGATTACTCTGGGGAATCAATTCCGATGCTCCTAAGGATACCTCGCTTCTTTGATCCATGGGGTGGCTACGATATGATAGGCTTTGGTGACATCATTTTCCCTGGATTGCTTGTTGCATTCAGCTATAG ATTTGACAGagcaagcaaaaaagaaaaaggtatcTTGAATGGATATTTTCTGTGGCTGACTGTGGGATATGCTGTTG GCCTTTTCCTTACCTATCTGGCACTTTTCCTCATGGACGGGCATGGTCAACCTGCATTGTTGTACCTGGTTCCATGTACATTAG GGGTTATTGTTATACTTGGTTGGGTAAGAGGTGAACTGCATGATTTATGGAACTATGGAAAGAGTCAAACAGAAAATTTAGTCGATGAACCTTGA
- the LOC133886697 gene encoding signal peptide peptidase-like 2 isoform X5, with translation MATPRRARLPLAAAVLLLVALFAGGAAADDASSDDDAGARRTPGCSNKFQLVKVKNWVNGTEGTTAVGLSARFGASLPRDIHEAQKTFAVLANPFDCCSNLTSKLANSVALATRGECAFTAKANIAQAGGAAGLLVINDNEELYKMICSENDTSINLTIPVVMIPQSAGKKLKDLLDHEAIVEVQLYSPNRPVVDLSAFFLWIMAIGTIVCASLWTEFVACEQVDERYNQLTRKDGPNSGTNYREDKEIFEISAKGAIVFIIVASVFLLLLFYFMSSSFVWVLIVLFCIGGVEGMHVCLVTLLSRIFKDCGQKTVQLPFLGEVLILSVAIIPFCMAFAILWAVYRHASCAWIGQDVFGICLMITVLQMARLPNIRVASALLSSAFVYDIFWVFISPLIFHESVMIAMRKACSLQSLLQNRCLTM, from the exons ATGGCGACCCCCCGCCGCGCTCGCCTCccactcgccgccgccgtcctcctgCTCGTAGCACTCTtcgccggcggcgccgcggcggaCGACGCCTCCAGCGACGACGACGCCGGCGCTCGGCGGACGCCCGGCTGCTCCAACAAGTTCCAGCTG GTTAAGGTGAAGAATTGGGTGAACGGGACAGAAGGTACAACTGCTGTTGGACTAAGTGCAAGGTTTGGAGCCTCCTTGCCTAGAGATATTCATGAAGCTCAAAAAACATTTGCTGTCCTTGCAAATCCATTTGACTGTTGTTCCAATTTGACatcaaag TTAGCAAATTCTGTTGCTTTAGCAACACGTGGAGAATGTGCTTTCACTGCTAAAGCAAATATTGCTCAAGCTGGTGGTGCAGCCGGTTTACTAGTTATCAATGACAATGAAG AACTTTACAAGATGATTTGCAGTGAGAATGACACTTCCATTAATTTGACGATACCTGTCGTCATGATACCACAGTCAGCTGGAAAGAAGCTGAAGGACTTATTGGATCATGAAGCAATTG TGGAAGTACAGCTATATTCACCAAATCGACCAGTCGTTGACCTGTCAGCATTCTTCCTGTGGATAATGGCAATAGGAACCATAGTCTGTGCTTCACTCTGGACTGAATTCGTTGCATGCGAGCAGGTTGACGAACGTTATAATCAGTTGACCCGAAAG GATGGACCTAATTCTGGAACAAACTACAGAGAAGATAAAGAGATCTTCGAGATCAGTGCCAAGGGTGCTATTGTTTTTATTATAGTAGCTTCagttttcctcctcctcctgttctACTTCATGTCATCTTCGTTTGTTTGGGTGCTAATCGTATTATTCTGCATTGGTGGTGTTGAG GGTATGCATGTTTGCTTGGTCACACTTCTCTCTAG GATTTTCAAGGACTGTGGACAAAAGACTGTACAACTACCCTTTTTGGGGGAGGTCTTGATCTTATCTGTTGCAATTATACCATTTTGTATGGCATTTGCAATTCTCTGGGCTGTGTATCGGCATGCTTCATGTGCTTGGATAGGCCAAGACGTCTTT GGTATCTGCTTGATGATAACTGTGCTTCAGATGGCGCGCTTACCAAATATCAGG GTTGCATCAGCACTTCTTAGTTCAGCATTTGTCTATGACATCTTTTGGGTGTTCATTTCACCTCTTATATTCCATGAAAGTGTCATGATTGCA ATGAGGAAGGCTTGTTCTTTACAATCTCTTCTCCAAAACAGATGTCTTACAAT GTAG